The Thunnus thynnus chromosome 22, fThuThy2.1, whole genome shotgun sequence genome includes a window with the following:
- the ppm1ka gene encoding protein phosphatase Mn(2+)-dependent 1K, translating into MSSTVLLNLLRCGRSTITRQTFLTVRSSAESSTASGQMGGALFGVVGVRQASGSTRFDSDGSGRPVTWDSFGIWDNRIEEPVLLPSSIKYGKPIPQVSLSRVGSTSVLGLRKQNEDRLRVARIHDNLLYFAVFDGHGGPHAADYCYTFMEKFIRDALEEEDDLEKVLKKAFLDADKALFKHLSYFNNPSFLTAGTTATVALLRDGVELVVGSAGDSRALLCRKGQAVKLTKDHTPDREDERQRIRKFGGFVTWNSVGQANVNGRLAMTRSIGDFHLKTSGVIADPDTRRLNIHHADDAFLALTTDGINFLLSDQEICDVITQCHDPTEGAEVIAEQALQYGSEDNATIIVVPFGAWGKHQSSTAAYSMIRNFASSGRWA; encoded by the exons ATGTCGTCTACAGTGCTGCTCAATCTGCTGCGTTGTGGTCGCTCCACCATCACCAGACAGACCTTCCTCACCGTACGCTCCTCAGCAGAAAGCTCCACAGCTTCCGGGCAg ATGGGCGGGGCATTGTTCGGGGTGGTGGGCGTGCGGCAGGCCAGCGGGTCGACCCGCTTTGACAGTGACGGCAGCGGTCGGCCGGTCACCTGGGACTCATTTGGTATCTGGGACAACAGGATAGAAGAACCAGTCCTCCTGCCCTCCAGTATCAAATATGGAAAACCCATTCCACAG gtcagtCTTTCCCGGGTCGGCAGCACGTCTGTTTTGGGTCTCAGGAAGCAGAACGAGGACCGTCTCCGTGTCGCCCGTATCCATGACAACCTGCTATACTTTGCCGTGTTCGACGGCCACGGCGGCCCGCACGCTGCCGACTACTGCTACACCTTCATGGAGAAATTTATCAG AGATGctttggaggaggaggatgatctGGAGAAAGTTTTGAAGAAAGCCTTTCTGGATGCTGACAAAGCTCTATTCAAACACCTCAGCTACTTCAACAACC cctcctTCCTAACAGCCGGCACCACGGCGACGGTTGCTTTGTTACGGGACGGCGTGGAGCTGGTTGTCGGGAGCGCCGGTGACAGTCGGGCACTGCTGTGCAGGAAAGGACAAGCAGTGAAGCTGACCAAAGACCACACACCTGACCGCGAGGACGAGAGACAACG GATCCGGAAGTTTGGTGGCTTCGTGACATGGAACAGTGTGGGTCAGGCTAACGTTAATGGGCGGCTCGCCATGACTCGCAGCATTGGAGACTTCCACCTGAAAACCAGCGGCGTCATTGCTGACCCAGACACGCGGCGGCTCAAC atcCATCACGCCGATGACGCTTTCCTGGCTCTGACCACCGACGGCATCAACTTCCTGCTGAGTGATCAGGagatctgtgatgtcatcacacaGTGCCATGACCCCACAGAGGGTGCAGAAGTCATTGCTGAGCAG gcGCTTCAGTACGGCTCAGAGGACAACGCCACCATCATTGTCGTCCCATTCGGCGCCTGGGGGAAACACCAGAGCTCCACCGCCGCCTACAGCATGATCAGGAACTTTGCTTCAAGTGGGAGATGGGCgtag